In the genome of Planococcus donghaensis, the window TCCGTCTTTTTCTTTTGTGCACTTTTCTTGTATACTAATAGAAGTTGGACAAAATAGGCCAACTTCTGTAGAACAGAAAAGCTGGGGGGAAAACCCGTGGAAAAGCAGACAAAAAAAGACATCATGTTTGAACGCATGAAAGAAAAGAAAAAGGAAGTGAGAGTCGTCCGACGCATTGTTTTTATAATTGCGCTAGTCCTATTACTAATTATCGGGATTGCAGGCTTTCAAACTTATAATTACATCTCCAACGCCTTAGAACCAGTTGATCCAGATTCTGAAGAAATCATTACGGTAGAAGTGCCTATTGGGTCAAGTTTGGACAGCATTGCTGGGTTGCTTGAACAAAATGGTGTAATTGCAGACGCACGGATTTACAAATACTATGTCAAATTTAAAAATGAATCCGAATTTCAAGCAGGCACATACGACTTAGTTCAATCGATGACATTGGATGAAATTACAGAGAGTTTGAAAACGGGCAAGGTTTATCACGAACCTCTTTATACCATCAATGTTCCGGAAGGCTTAACAGTAGAAGAAATTGCAGAAAATATTATTGCGAAAAAAACCGACTATACAGCGGAAGAATTTTTAGAGAAGATTCAAGATCCTGTGTATATTGAAGAATTAATGGTTAAGTACCCAGATTTGTTAACAGATGAAATACTTGGCGACAATATCCGTTATGGGCTTGAGGGGTATTTATTTCCTGCCACGTATCCTGTGTACGAAGAAAATCCACCTTTAACAGTACTCATTGAACAAATGCTTGATACGACACAAACAAATGTGATGCAGTATCAACCTGTATTAGAAGAACTAGAGCGGTCTCCACATTGGTTGTTAACGTTTGCTTCTCTATTAGAAGAAGAAGCAACTGCACAATCGGATCGTCAAACCATTGCGAGCGTCTTTTATAATCGTTTAGAAATCGATATGCCGTTGCAAACGGATCCAACAGTGCTTTATGCAATGGGTGAACATAAAGATCGTTTGTTTAATACGGATTACGAATTTGAGCACCCGTATAGCACCTATCAAAACAAAGGATTGCCACCGGGCCCAATCGCTAATGCTGGAGTGTCTTCAATAGAGGCGGTAATCGATCCTGCTGAAACCGAATATTTTTATTTCTTGGCTGACCAAGAAGGTAAAAATCATTTTGCTAAAACATATGAACAACATTTGGTTAACCGAGATAAATATATCGGCAATTAAGAACCAAGAGAAGGAAGCGTCCTCGCTTTCCTTCTCTTTTTATGATAATATTTGAATTGATTTTTGCTGAGTCGAAAAGGAGCTTTCTTGTATGGTGAACAATCAATTATCCACAACGCTACAAGCGATTCAGGACTATGCTGTCGCGCATCATGTACCGATCATGGAAACTCAAGGCATGGGTGAACTTATTGAACTTTTAAAAGACCAACAGCCTGAAAAAATTCTTGAAATTGGTGCAGCAATCGGATTTTCCGCGATTAAAATGACCGAGGCTTTGCCCACTAGTACAGTAGATACGGTTGAACGCGATGACACGCGCTATCAAAAAGCGTTAGAATTTATCGCGCAATCCGGCTTTGGAGACCGCATCCGCATTTATCATGCAGATGCATTAGAACTCCCGCTAACTGTTTTAAAACCAGAGTATGATGCGATTTTTATAGATGCTGCAAAAGGTCAGTATGAACGCTTTTTTGATAAATATGAAGCTTTGTTAGCAAAAGGCGGTATCATATATTGTGATAATATGGCTATGCATGGGCTTTCAGATATTCCGCTATCGGAAGTGCCAAGAAGAAAGCGGACAATGATCCGGAATCTGGCGACTTTTAAAGAACATATGCTAAATGATCCTCGTTATGACACGGAATTATTGTCCTCGGGGGACGGCATTATGATTTGTAGAAAAAAATAAGCACATAAAAAAGATGTTTGCAGGGAGCTAAATGATATGTCTAAGAAACGACCGGTCGTTATTGGAATCGCAGGTGGTTCGGGCTCGGGAAAAACGAGTGTCACGAATTCAATCTACGAAGTGTTTAAAGAAAACTCAGTAGTAGTCATCGAGCAAGACTATTACTATAAAGATCAAAGCCACTTGGCTTTTGAAGAGCGTTTAGAAACGAATTATGATCATCCATTAGCATTTGATACAGATTTGCTAATTGAGCATATTAATGAATTGCTTGAACGTCGCCCGATCGAAAAACCAATCTACAATTACGCACTACATACACGTGCAGACGAAACCGTAATTATTGAACCAAAAGATGTTATTATTTTAGAAGGTATTTTAGTTCTTGAAGATGTGCGTTTACGCGAATTAATGGACATTAAGCTGTTTGTTGATACAGATGGCGACCTTCGAATCATCCGTCGTTTATTGCGTGATATCAACGAACGTGGACGGACAATTGACTCTGTCATTGAACAATATTTAACGGTTGTTCGTCCGATGCATAACCAATTTATTGAACCTACAAAACGTTATGCGGATGTAATTATTCCTGAAGGTGGACAAAATGAAGTAGCGATTGATTTAATGGTTACAAAAATTAAAACTATTCTTGAATAGATTGTAAAACTATAATATGATGATACGAGACTGACGGATGCAGGCATCCAGGTCAGCAGTTGAAGGAGTGGGAAGAATGGCTAACGAAAAACAATTTCCAATGACAGCTGCAGGAAAGCAGAAGTTGGAAGATGAATTAGACTTTTTGAAAACGATTAAACGTAAAGAAGTAGTTGAACGAATTAAAATCGCTCGTGATTTCGGTGATTTGTCTGAGAATGCTGAGTATGATTCGGCAAAAGAAGATCAGGCTTTTGTAGAAGGTCGCATTTCAACTCTTGAATCGATGATTCGCAACGCTGTTATCATAAATGAAAACGAATTAAACAAAGATATCGTTCGTTTAGGAACAACGGTTACATTTATCGAAGTTCCAGATGGCGATCAAGAATCTTATACAATTGTTGGATCAGCTGAAGCAGATCCTTTAGAAGGTCGTATTTCAAATGATTCTCCAATTGCGAAAAGCATGATCGGCCGTACAATCGGCGAACACGTTAAAGTGTTAACACCGGGTGGGGAAATGGAAATCAAGATTCTGTCAATTATGTAACAAAGCGGCCATTCTGTAAAAAGGATGGCTGTTTCTCATTAAGAAAACATTAATTGAAACGAAATTATTGGTGAAACGTCAAATTTGTCATACGGATTTAATGGTAAACTATTAAGAAAGGGGGACATCCAATGACGAACGAAGAAAAACCGTATCCCTCTCGTTTGAAGAAAAAGAAAAATCGGTCAAACACGATTTTGAATATTATGATCGGTTTGGTATTTGCATTGATTCTTATTATTGGCGTATCGATGCTATTTAGCGGGGGAAATGATCAGGCTCAAGAACCTGAAGATGTAGTAATTTCATCTGAAACCGATGAACAAACGAGCGACTCAGGAGATAGCGAAGAAACAAACGACGAACAAGCTGAACCTACAGATGAAGAAAAAGAAGCAGCTAAGAAAGCCGAAGAAGAAAAAGAAAAAGAAGATGACATTAAAGGTGGAACCATCACTCGTGAAGATTCAAGTGATCCAATTGTTGAGGAAACAATCATCAACACGAGCTGGGAGCCGATAGGCACCGAACAAAAAGGTGATCATGTTTCAGTTTATCAAAAAGATTCACAAGACTGGAATGAAAAAGTAAAAGCCGTTTCTTATGCGACAGGGCTAGATGCTAATAATATGTACGTGATGATGATCAAAAATGGCGGAGGTCCGCAAAAATCAGTCGCAACTGTGCAGTCTAAGGACGAATCAGAAAAATACCGTGTCCACCTAGAATGGGTTGATGGCGAAGGCTGGAAACCAGTTAAAATGGACGTCTTAAACACCTTGAAAGGCGCCTACTAAGAAGGCGTCTTTTTTTATGACTTAACAACGAGGCAATAAGAATATTCGAGAGAGATGAGGAATAATTAAATGAAAATCGGTGTAATCGGTGCGATGGAAGAAGAAGTACAATTATTAAGAAGCAAGTTAGAAGATGCGCGCACGGAAGAAATTGCGAAATGTGAATTTACATTAGGTACATACGAGGGGCAAGAAATTGTCTTACTCAAGAGCGGTATCGGTAAAGTAAATGCTGCCATGTCTACAACTATTCTGCTTCAACAATACCAGCCGGACATTGTTATCAATATTGGTTCTGCAGGTGGCTTTGATGAAGAACTTGAAGTGGGAGCAGTCGTGATTTCTGATGAGGTTCGCCATCATGACGTTGATGTTACCGTCTTCGGCTATGAAATGGGACAAGTTCCACAAATGCCTGCAGCGTTTACTTCTAATGAAGAATTGATAGAACTAGCTACAAAAGCAGTAAAAGACATGGGGCAACATGATTATGCAGTCGGCTTGATTGCGACGGGTGACTCATTTATGAACGATCCTGATCACGTGGCAAAAGTGCGTGAAAACTTCCCTACAATGAAAGCTGCCGAAATGGAAGCAGCTGCCGTTGCGCAAGTTTGTTACCAATTTGACGTTGCATTTGTCGTAATCCGTGCATTATCAGATATTGCAGGGAAAGAATCTTCCGTATCATTCGAGGAATTCTTGCCTAAAGCTGCAAAACATTCAACGGAAATCGTCTTTAACGTTATCAGCCAATTAGCATCGCGTATTTAACTTTAAATGGATTTGGCCAAAATAAAAAAGCTGAGGACGTTTTCTCAACGTCTTCAGCTTTTTTAAACTTTTTTCAATGTAAAAGTACTGACCATTAATAATGCGCAGATGATAAACAAAAACATATAAACAACCGGTGAAAACATCGGAATTCCGAAATATGATAAAGTTACAACTGTTCCTGCGGCCGTAATTGGCAATCCTGTACAGTACCCAGTGGATTCTGAAATGTTGAAACGCGCCAAACGGAACGCGCCAGCAGAAATATAAAACACGGTAAACACCATGCCAACAAATCCAAAGTCCGATAACACGAGTTGATAGATTAAAATGGCAGGGGCGACGCCAAAAGATAGTATGTCGCTCATTGAATCGAGTTGCTTTCCTAAATCTGATTCTTGATTGAATTTTCTTGCCACCATACCGTCAAAGCGGTCCAAAAAAGCCGCAATAAATATAAATAGCACACTAAAGCTATAAGATCCATTTAAAGTTGCCATAAGAGAAGCTCCGCCAAACAGCATATTGCCAACTGTAATGGTATTAGCGGTTTGCGACCTTAGCTTTTTTATGGTGTGATCCATTCTTTCTGTTATTAACAATGGAAAACACTCCTTCTTTTATTAAAAACTTGTTCACTCTATTATACTGCGAAAGGTAAAAAAATGGTAGACTATTTTAGCAACGGAGGCATCTCTATGAAAAAATACTTGTACCAACGTTCAATTGAACTAACGAACGGCGCTTTTACTTCAAGTTTACTTCGCCAATTTGCGAAGTCACCTAAAAGTCGCCGATTTATTCCGAGTTACATTAAAACTTACCAAATCTTAACACATGATGTAGAAAAACCAGTAGAAAGCTTTCCAACCCTGCATGATTTTTTTATTCGAAAGCTAATGCCAACTAGTCGTCCGATTTCTAAAGATTCAGTGGTATCTCCTGTAGATGGAAAAATTGAAATCGCTGGAGATTTAAATGAAAGTACACAATTTCTAGTAAAAGGACAGCATTATTCTTTGGCAGACTTGCTAGGCGATCAAGAATTGGCTAAACAATATCAGCATGGGAAATACGCAGTTCTTTATTTGTCACCTGCCGATTATCATCGTATTCACAGTCCGGTTAACGGCGACGTGAAAAAACAATATGTGCTTGGAAAAAAATCATATCCGGTAAATGCAGCGGGACTTCAGTACGGAAAAGCACCACTTAGCGGAAATTACCGAATGATTACGGAATTAGAAACCGAATTTGGCAACATGTTAGTAGTCAAAGTTGGCGCGATGTTTGTTAATTCTATTAAGTTAACGGAAACAGGAAGCGATTGGCAAAAAGGCAACGAAGTGGGTTATTTTAGTTTCGGATCAACAGTTGTGCTGTTTTTTAAAGCGAATTCCATCAAATTTGTCGAAGATATGTCTAACGGACAACGGATCAAGGTGGGAGAAGCGTTAGGAAATATGGTATAATCAATAGAATTAAGTTCGGAAAACAGGAGTGAGTAGCAGTGTATCAAAAATTTGTACCAAGTGAGTATGTCAAAGAGGTTTTTGACATAAAACCAGAAACTCTGGTGGAAAAGAATATTAAAGGCATCATTACGGATTTAGACAATACGCTTGTTGAGTGGGATCGTCCGGATGCAACGCCGAAATTAATCGACTGGTTAAAATCAATGAAAGATGCGGGAATACAAGTTGTGATTGTTTCCAATAATAACGAATTGCGCGTTAAGTCGTTTGCAGATCCGTTAGGCATTCCGTTTATCTATCAAGCACGTAAGCCAATGGGCCGAGCTTTTCGAAAAGCGCTTCGCATTATGGAAGCAAAACGCGACCAAGTAGTAGTGATTGGCGATCAAATGTTAACGGATATTTTCGGAGGCAATTTGAATAAAATGCATACCATTCTTGTATTGCCGGTGGCGCAGTCAGATGGCTTTTTTACCCGTTTTAATCGAAAAGTCGAACGCAAAATTATGAAAAAGTTAAAAGAAAAAGGACAATTGATGTGGGAGGAAAAAAATTGAGTGAAATGCCAACTTGCATCGGATGCGGTGTACAGATTCAAACTGAAAACAAAGAAGAGGTAGGATATGCTCCGCCATCTTCGTTAGAAAAAGAAGAAATTATATGTCAACGTTGTTTCCGTCTGAAAAACTACAATGAGCTTCAACCAGTCTCGTTAACAGATGATGATTTTTTACGGATTTTAAACGGTCTCGGAGAACGTGATGGCCTAATCGTAAAAATTGTTGATATTTTCGACTTTAATGGCAGCTGGCTTCCGGGTCTTCACCGTTTTGTTGGGAACAATGATATTTTATTAGTTGCCAATAAAGCAGATTTATTGCCGAAATCGGTTAAACAACATAAACTGATTCACTGGATGAAACAAGAAGCGAGAAAATTAGGATTGCAGCCAATTGATGTCTTAACGGTCAGCGCTCATAGAGGCACGGGAGTTCCTGAAGCGATGGAAGCAATTGAAAAATACCGCAAAGGCAAAGATGTTTATGTAGTCGGCTGTACAAATGTTGGGAAATCAACATTTATCAACCGCGTCATCAAACAAGCAACGGGACAATCAGATGTCATTACGACTTCTCATTTCCCAGGTACGACATTGGATATGATTGAAATTCCATTAGATGACGAACGTTCGTTGTTCGACACACCAGGAATTATCAACCATCACCAATTAGCGCATCACCTGAAAACAGCAGATTTAAAGCAAATTATGCCGAAAAAAGAAATTAAACCACGTGTTTTCCAATTG includes:
- a CDS encoding DUF1510 family protein; the protein is MTNEEKPYPSRLKKKKNRSNTILNIMIGLVFALILIIGVSMLFSGGNDQAQEPEDVVISSETDEQTSDSGDSEETNDEQAEPTDEEKEAAKKAEEEKEKEDDIKGGTITREDSSDPIVEETIINTSWEPIGTEQKGDHVSVYQKDSQDWNEKVKAVSYATGLDANNMYVMMIKNGGGPQKSVATVQSKDESEKYRVHLEWVDGEGWKPVKMDVLNTLKGAY
- the mtnN gene encoding 5'-methylthioadenosine/S-adenosylhomocysteine nucleosidase → MKIGVIGAMEEEVQLLRSKLEDARTEEIAKCEFTLGTYEGQEIVLLKSGIGKVNAAMSTTILLQQYQPDIVINIGSAGGFDEELEVGAVVISDEVRHHDVDVTVFGYEMGQVPQMPAAFTSNEELIELATKAVKDMGQHDYAVGLIATGDSFMNDPDHVAKVRENFPTMKAAEMEAAAVAQVCYQFDVAFVVIRALSDIAGKESSVSFEEFLPKAAKHSTEIVFNVISQLASRI
- a CDS encoding phosphatidylserine decarboxylase — encoded protein: MKKYLYQRSIELTNGAFTSSLLRQFAKSPKSRRFIPSYIKTYQILTHDVEKPVESFPTLHDFFIRKLMPTSRPISKDSVVSPVDGKIEIAGDLNESTQFLVKGQHYSLADLLGDQELAKQYQHGKYAVLYLSPADYHRIHSPVNGDVKKQYVLGKKSYPVNAAGLQYGKAPLSGNYRMITELETEFGNMLVVKVGAMFVNSIKLTETGSDWQKGNEVGYFSFGSTVVLFFKANSIKFVEDMSNGQRIKVGEALGNMV
- the udk gene encoding uridine kinase, with the translated sequence MSKKRPVVIGIAGGSGSGKTSVTNSIYEVFKENSVVVIEQDYYYKDQSHLAFEERLETNYDHPLAFDTDLLIEHINELLERRPIEKPIYNYALHTRADETVIIEPKDVIILEGILVLEDVRLRELMDIKLFVDTDGDLRIIRRLLRDINERGRTIDSVIEQYLTVVRPMHNQFIEPTKRYADVIIPEGGQNEVAIDLMVTKIKTILE
- a CDS encoding O-methyltransferase, with product MVNNQLSTTLQAIQDYAVAHHVPIMETQGMGELIELLKDQQPEKILEIGAAIGFSAIKMTEALPTSTVDTVERDDTRYQKALEFIAQSGFGDRIRIYHADALELPLTVLKPEYDAIFIDAAKGQYERFFDKYEALLAKGGIIYCDNMAMHGLSDIPLSEVPRRKRTMIRNLATFKEHMLNDPRYDTELLSSGDGIMICRKK
- a CDS encoding YqeG family HAD IIIA-type phosphatase, giving the protein MYQKFVPSEYVKEVFDIKPETLVEKNIKGIITDLDNTLVEWDRPDATPKLIDWLKSMKDAGIQVVIVSNNNELRVKSFADPLGIPFIYQARKPMGRAFRKALRIMEAKRDQVVVIGDQMLTDIFGGNLNKMHTILVLPVAQSDGFFTRFNRKVERKIMKKLKEKGQLMWEEKN
- the greA gene encoding transcription elongation factor GreA, which produces MANEKQFPMTAAGKQKLEDELDFLKTIKRKEVVERIKIARDFGDLSENAEYDSAKEDQAFVEGRISTLESMIRNAVIINENELNKDIVRLGTTVTFIEVPDGDQESYTIVGSAEADPLEGRISNDSPIAKSMIGRTIGEHVKVLTPGGEMEIKILSIM
- the pssA gene encoding CDP-diacylglycerol--serine O-phosphatidyltransferase, whose protein sequence is MLITERMDHTIKKLRSQTANTITVGNMLFGGASLMATLNGSYSFSVLFIFIAAFLDRFDGMVARKFNQESDLGKQLDSMSDILSFGVAPAILIYQLVLSDFGFVGMVFTVFYISAGAFRLARFNISESTGYCTGLPITAAGTVVTLSYFGIPMFSPVVYMFLFIICALLMVSTFTLKKV
- the mltG gene encoding endolytic transglycosylase MltG encodes the protein MEKQTKKDIMFERMKEKKKEVRVVRRIVFIIALVLLLIIGIAGFQTYNYISNALEPVDPDSEEIITVEVPIGSSLDSIAGLLEQNGVIADARIYKYYVKFKNESEFQAGTYDLVQSMTLDEITESLKTGKVYHEPLYTINVPEGLTVEEIAENIIAKKTDYTAEEFLEKIQDPVYIEELMVKYPDLLTDEILGDNIRYGLEGYLFPATYPVYEENPPLTVLIEQMLDTTQTNVMQYQPVLEELERSPHWLLTFASLLEEEATAQSDRQTIASVFYNRLEIDMPLQTDPTVLYAMGEHKDRLFNTDYEFEHPYSTYQNKGLPPGPIANAGVSSIEAVIDPAETEYFYFLADQEGKNHFAKTYEQHLVNRDKYIGN
- the yqeH gene encoding ribosome biogenesis GTPase YqeH, which translates into the protein MSEMPTCIGCGVQIQTENKEEVGYAPPSSLEKEEIICQRCFRLKNYNELQPVSLTDDDFLRILNGLGERDGLIVKIVDIFDFNGSWLPGLHRFVGNNDILLVANKADLLPKSVKQHKLIHWMKQEARKLGLQPIDVLTVSAHRGTGVPEAMEAIEKYRKGKDVYVVGCTNVGKSTFINRVIKQATGQSDVITTSHFPGTTLDMIEIPLDDERSLFDTPGIINHHQLAHHLKTADLKQIMPKKEIKPRVFQLNAEQTLFVGGLARFDFIKGERSSFTVHIANDLPIHRTKLENADALYAQHLGDMLAPPSAEYKDDFPELVRHEFSIKDAKTDIVFSGLGWITIQHGNAVVAAHAPKGVEVMLRPSLI